The window CCGGCGACGACTTCAGTGAAATCCTTCGTATCCAGGCCGCCCGTAAGCGACCGGGGAAGATCTTCTGTAAGAACGCGTGTCCGGAGCCAAACCTGCATTGCTGCAGCGTCGATGTCCTGCACAACGCCACCGCCATAGAACGTCTGGCTGGCACCGGCGGCGTGGTTGCCGTCTTTGTCGTAGATGCCGTTAGACGCATGGAGGTATTCGGCGTAGGGCCGGGTCGTGCCGAGCGAGGTCAGCTTAAGCTTGATACCAGCCTTGGCGTAATAGACGTCGTTGGATTCGTATCCTTCGCTGTCCATATGGCCCCACTGGAAGTTGCCCCAGATACCTGTCGGGACGTTCTCGAGGTAACCAGCCAACTGGAGATAACGAGAATCAGGCGACCATTGCGGGCCAGCGCCAACCGGCGGCGTGACCAGGTTTCTGTCGTTCGTTCCCGAGTAAGAAGCAACGCCCTTCACGAGGAAGTCGCCCCAGGTCTGGGTGTAGTAGCCGGTAACACCCCACTCGTCGTCTTCGCCCCACGAGGCGACGACTTGGAAGCCGGAGAGAACGGGCGAGTCATAGCGGACTTGGTTGCGTGGTGAGCCTACGCAGTCAGCGGCACCGCCGCCCCAGCCATGGCACTGGCCACCGGCAGCACCTTTGCCACCACCCCAAGTGAAGTTCGAATAGGAACCGTC is drawn from Hyphomicrobium methylovorum and contains these coding sequences:
- a CDS encoding porin; this encodes MKKKISTSSAAMVALATGTLISGFGASQVSAADLGGNCCADLEERIAELEATTARKGNRKVSLTVTGWVSEQVMWWDDGVEQNTYVVGLGTNYASNVQFTGSAQISPGLTAGYFMRIELRDNNLYSIDQNHSTSADANSVFAEESYWFLKSDTYGRIAVGKQSPAGDNAAFNSDLSGTTAAAYWVTYDAWNFGIRLSDGSYSNFTWGGGKGAAGGQCHGWGGGAADCVGSPRNQVRYDSPVLSGFQVVASWGEDDEWGVTGYYTQTWGDFLVKGVASYSGTNDRNLVTPPVGAGPQWSPDSRYLQLAGYLENVPTGIWGNFQWGHMDSEGYESNDVYYAKAGIKLKLTSLGTTRPYAEYLHASNGIYDKDGNHAAGASQTFYGGGVVQDIDAAAMQVWLRTRVLTEDLPRSLTGGLDTKDFTEVVAGALISF